The following proteins are co-located in the Pedobacter sp. FW305-3-2-15-E-R2A2 genome:
- a CDS encoding SO2930 family diheme c-type cytochrome, protein MRKTYLFSTLLLFSTTFSVLMEQGCKNKTKPVNQGDFQFKEKLSDYGFFKGKLKDLNPADGIFNYELSTPLFTDYAIKDRFIVLPAGKAIKYTENGALDFPDSSIIIKNFAYTNVEHQKVMIETRLLVKDPKDKKWKVMNYLWNKEQTEALKHITGARVPITLLDEEGKKYFTNYQVPNTNDCKRCHIKDGILTPIGPKARNLNFTLSGQTVNQLSQWAAKARITGLPELSKVHQLPVWTDKKHYSLEQRARAYMDINCAHCHTKGGDAYNTGLFLDYQETNPDHLGMRKAPVSAGGGAGGLDYDIVPGLPEQSILLYRMNSTEPGTAMPELARTIIHKEGVELIREWIKSLPKQK, encoded by the coding sequence ATGCGTAAAACTTATCTTTTTAGCACCTTGCTCCTCTTTAGCACTACATTTTCGGTGTTGATGGAGCAGGGCTGCAAAAATAAAACCAAGCCTGTAAATCAAGGCGATTTTCAATTTAAAGAAAAGCTTTCTGATTATGGATTTTTCAAAGGAAAACTCAAAGACCTGAATCCTGCAGATGGGATTTTTAACTATGAATTGAGTACCCCTTTGTTTACCGACTATGCCATTAAAGACCGGTTTATTGTTTTACCGGCTGGCAAGGCGATAAAATATACCGAAAATGGGGCTTTAGACTTTCCTGATTCCAGCATCATCATTAAAAATTTCGCATATACCAATGTCGAACATCAAAAAGTGATGATTGAAACCCGCTTGCTCGTAAAAGATCCAAAGGATAAAAAATGGAAAGTGATGAACTACCTCTGGAACAAGGAGCAAACGGAGGCCCTGAAACACATTACCGGGGCCAGGGTTCCGATTACCTTACTTGATGAGGAAGGAAAAAAATATTTTACCAATTATCAGGTTCCCAATACCAACGACTGTAAAAGGTGTCACATCAAGGATGGGATCCTGACCCCGATCGGGCCTAAAGCAAGAAACCTCAACTTTACCCTTAGCGGACAAACGGTAAATCAATTGAGCCAATGGGCAGCCAAAGCCAGGATTACTGGATTGCCTGAGCTGAGCAAAGTGCATCAGCTCCCGGTCTGGACGGACAAAAAACACTATAGTCTGGAACAAAGGGCCAGGGCATATATGGATATAAATTGTGCACATTGTCATACTAAAGGTGGCGATGCCTACAATACCGGATTATTTTTAGATTATCAGGAAACAAACCCAGATCATTTGGGGATGAGAAAAGCACCGGTTTCTGCGGGTGGAGGCGCCGGAGGATTAGATTATGACATCGTTCCGGGGCTACCTGAACAATCCATACTCTTGTACAGAATGAACAGTACAGAACCGGGAACGGCCATGCCGGAACTGGCACGAACCATTATTCATAAAGAGGGTGTGGAACTGATCAGAGAATGGATTAAAAGTTTACCAAAACAGAAATAG
- a CDS encoding serine hydrolase domain-containing protein, translated as MSKINLPVGVLIILLFLSFKSTAQLQTLKGSKLSVEQLDEFIKKQMDSLGLPGLSFALINNGKVVYRRSLGVSDIVTKKKLDANSLFEAASLSKPLFSYFVLKLVDQKVLNLDTPLYRYLPYPDIAKDECYKLITARMVLSHTTGFPNWRYFDKRDENRYKYGELYIKFTPGTQFAYSGEGYSYLARVIAHLNHLTLQTLDPYFQSEAAKPLQLKNSWFSGNDYITKHRVKGHAGGKPTGKPWPIAFPEQDSTWFEPAGGLHTEAVDYSTFLIALMRGKGLSKKSGDELFREQVQLDKSTPHYLVNGDTAWGLGIAIRPVSYGVIYEHGGNNGDAQSGFKINKANKNGYVFFTNCDKGIVFNKNIGTLLGN; from the coding sequence ATGAGTAAAATCAACCTTCCTGTAGGTGTATTGATCATCCTGCTGTTCCTTAGTTTTAAAAGCACTGCGCAATTACAAACCCTCAAAGGAAGTAAGCTGAGTGTAGAACAATTAGACGAATTTATTAAAAAACAGATGGATTCTCTGGGGCTCCCTGGTTTATCGTTTGCGCTGATCAACAATGGAAAAGTGGTTTACCGCCGCTCCCTTGGAGTTTCAGATATCGTGACTAAGAAAAAGCTGGATGCGAATTCCCTTTTTGAAGCGGCGTCCTTGTCAAAGCCCCTGTTCAGCTATTTCGTATTGAAGTTGGTTGATCAGAAAGTGCTGAACCTGGATACTCCTTTGTACAGGTATTTGCCTTATCCGGATATTGCCAAAGATGAATGCTACAAGCTGATCACGGCACGAATGGTCTTGTCTCATACCACTGGCTTCCCAAACTGGCGTTACTTCGATAAGCGTGATGAAAACCGTTATAAATACGGTGAATTATATATCAAGTTTACTCCGGGAACGCAATTTGCCTACTCAGGTGAAGGGTATTCTTATCTTGCCAGAGTTATTGCGCATTTAAATCACTTGACTTTACAGACGCTGGATCCGTATTTTCAATCAGAGGCAGCTAAGCCGCTTCAGCTCAAAAACTCCTGGTTTAGTGGAAATGACTACATCACAAAACATAGGGTGAAAGGGCATGCCGGCGGAAAACCGACCGGCAAACCCTGGCCAATTGCCTTTCCGGAGCAGGATTCCACCTGGTTTGAACCTGCAGGAGGATTACATACAGAGGCCGTAGATTATTCGACCTTTTTGATTGCACTGATGAGGGGTAAGGGGCTGTCAAAAAAGAGTGGGGATGAGCTGTTCAGAGAACAGGTACAGCTCGATAAAAGTACGCCACATTATCTGGTCAATGGAGATACGGCATGGGGGCTTGGAATTGCAATCCGACCTGTAAGTTATGGGGTAATATATGAACATGGCGGAAATAACGGAGACGCTCAATCCGGGTTCAAGATCAATAAAGCGAATAAAAATGGTTACGTGTTTTTTACCAATTGTGATAAGGGAATCGTTTTTAACAAAAATATAGGCACTTTGCTTGGCAATTAA
- a CDS encoding aminoacyl-histidine dipeptidase codes for MEVKNLEPQELWNNFANLNAVPRASKKEEQVIEFMVNYGNSLGLETIQDKTGNVVIRKAATAGMENRQTVIMQSHLDMVHQKNGDSNFDFATQGIEMFVDGDWVRAKGTTLGADNGIGVATIMAILASSTIVHPAIEALFTIDEETGMTGAKELDPANLSGTILLNLDTEEDDELTIGCAGGIDTNSIYHYKQIPIAKDQLAYQITIKGLVGGHSGMDIHKGRANANKLMNRLFYAGLKSVDLQLSTVDGGSLRNAIPRESKAVVSVPASQKDAFLTFIADFSAILKEEYQSIEAGLSINAEETALPEHGMDKVDFQKIVNAIYAIPNGVFRMSPDIADLVEASSNLARVIIKGGEFITQSLQRSSVESTKDDVANAVGAALANMGCDVSRSGDYPGWKPNADSDILRLMTTLYKTTFNAEPNVNACHAGLECGILGAHLPGMDMISFGPTIHGAHSPDECVKISSVQKYWSYLLKVLQEIPVKK; via the coding sequence ATGGAAGTCAAAAATTTAGAACCTCAGGAACTTTGGAATAATTTTGCAAACCTCAACGCAGTACCACGAGCTTCAAAAAAAGAAGAACAGGTGATTGAGTTCATGGTTAACTATGGCAACAGCCTTGGTCTGGAAACCATTCAGGATAAGACAGGCAATGTCGTGATCAGGAAAGCAGCTACTGCCGGTATGGAAAACAGACAGACGGTGATCATGCAATCACACCTGGATATGGTTCATCAGAAAAACGGCGACAGTAATTTCGACTTTGCAACACAAGGAATAGAGATGTTTGTAGATGGCGATTGGGTACGTGCAAAGGGAACTACACTTGGAGCAGATAACGGAATCGGTGTGGCGACCATCATGGCCATCCTCGCTTCCTCTACCATTGTTCATCCTGCCATCGAAGCTTTATTTACCATCGATGAAGAAACCGGAATGACGGGTGCTAAAGAACTTGATCCTGCCAATCTATCGGGAACTATCCTGTTAAACCTGGATACAGAAGAAGATGATGAATTGACCATTGGCTGTGCCGGTGGGATAGATACGAACAGCATTTATCACTATAAACAAATACCAATCGCTAAAGATCAGCTGGCTTACCAGATTACGATCAAAGGCCTTGTTGGCGGCCATTCCGGAATGGACATCCACAAAGGAAGAGCAAATGCCAATAAATTGATGAACCGCCTGTTTTACGCTGGACTTAAATCAGTGGACTTACAATTAAGTACGGTAGATGGTGGAAGTTTAAGAAACGCAATTCCACGTGAATCTAAAGCAGTCGTTAGTGTTCCTGCAAGTCAAAAAGATGCTTTTCTTACTTTTATCGCTGATTTTTCGGCGATTCTAAAAGAAGAATACCAAAGCATCGAAGCTGGTTTAAGTATCAATGCTGAAGAAACCGCCCTTCCTGAACATGGAATGGATAAAGTCGATTTCCAAAAAATTGTAAATGCAATTTATGCGATTCCAAATGGGGTATTCCGAATGAGCCCTGATATTGCCGACCTGGTTGAAGCATCTTCAAACCTGGCCAGGGTTATCATCAAAGGTGGCGAGTTTATTACGCAATCCCTGCAACGCAGCAGTGTAGAAAGCACTAAAGACGATGTGGCAAATGCAGTAGGCGCAGCATTGGCAAATATGGGCTGTGATGTTTCCCGCAGTGGAGATTATCCGGGATGGAAACCAAATGCAGATTCTGATATTTTAAGATTGATGACTACGTTGTATAAAACAACCTTTAATGCAGAGCCAAATGTAAATGCTTGTCATGCTGGTTTAGAGTGTGGTATCTTAGGTGCTCACCTTCCGGGAATGGATATGATCTCTTTTGGTCCTACCATTCATGGGGCACATTCTCCCGATGAATGCGTGAAAATCTCTTCGGTACAGAAATACTGGAGTTATTTATTGAAAGTTTTACAGGAAATTCCTGTTAAGAAATAG